Proteins from a single region of Irregularibacter muris:
- a CDS encoding FAD binding domain-containing protein: MLSTFDYFKPHSFEEAIGYLEKNDDTKILAGGTDLMILLRRNIENCQHILDIKGIPDTKKFEYIPGEGLSIGAAVTANQVANSQIIRKKYTALAQATDSLASYQLRNRATLVGNICNASPGADLAAPLLIFNAKVHIIGPQGKRIVQMDKFFTGVKQTILEKDEIVMEIFIPEIEEGDVSIYLKQSRIKGHDLATVGSAIRLTKDKKPFIALSAVAPTPIRLTELEGKIMSKGLTLELANWVGKEIPNHIHPISDVRSSKDYRLHASSVLVKRGLMELLERGIE, translated from the coding sequence ATGTTAAGTACATTTGATTATTTCAAACCACATAGTTTTGAAGAAGCAATAGGATATCTAGAAAAAAATGATGATACTAAAATTTTAGCGGGTGGTACTGATTTAATGATACTACTACGTCGAAATATAGAAAATTGTCAACATATTCTAGATATTAAAGGTATTCCTGACACCAAAAAATTTGAATATATTCCTGGTGAAGGGTTGTCTATTGGGGCAGCAGTAACGGCAAACCAAGTTGCCAATTCTCAAATTATTCGTAAAAAGTATACAGCCCTTGCACAGGCAACTGATTCTTTGGCTTCCTATCAATTAAGAAATAGAGCAACTTTAGTAGGAAATATATGTAACGCTTCCCCCGGAGCAGATTTAGCGGCTCCACTTTTGATTTTTAACGCCAAAGTTCATATTATTGGTCCCCAAGGGAAACGCATAGTCCAAATGGATAAGTTTTTTACTGGCGTAAAGCAAACAATTCTAGAAAAAGATGAGATAGTTATGGAAATATTCATTCCTGAGATAGAAGAAGGAGATGTAAGTATATATCTAAAACAATCCCGTATCAAAGGTCATGATTTGGCAACCGTGGGCTCCGCTATACGATTAACAAAGGACAAAAAACCTTTTATTGCTTTATCAGCAGTAGCTCCTACACCTATACGCCTTACTGAACTTGAGGGGAAAATTATGTCTAAAGGTTTAACATTAGAACTGGCTAACTGGGTAGGAAAAGAAATTCCTAATCATATTCATCCAATTTCTGATGTCCGCTCATCTAAAGATTATCGCTTACATGCATCAAGTGTTTTAGTTAAAAGAGGCTTGATGGAACTTTTAGAAAGGGGGATTGAGTAA
- a CDS encoding glutamate--cysteine ligase codes for MMDYSKQVKEIATYFRKNEKDVKDFKMGIEFEHFIIDKETLKTINYFDENGVRDTLKELEALGWEGYYEGEYILGLSKDDKFITLEPGSQFEFSMKPQKDIMGIEKVYFEFLGQIIPILERKNQYLIAVGYHPETQIEDIKILPKQRYDYMFNYFKTKGSHAHNMMKGTASLQIAMDYKSEEDYVKKFRITNAFGPVMFALFDNAFYFEGEKWPKHNVRTLIWENCDNDRSGVVEGTFDPEFGYEKYAQYILNHPPIFVDDGKTLHFTGNKLAKEVFDPENYTEDELEHILTMVFPDVRTKKYVEIRMMDSIPYPLNLSVLALWKGVLYNEDNVEKAYDYVKGITEEDIQRAKQDIIEKGLDGKLKGETVYDRGNWLLEVAKTGLAEQERKYLQPLEDMLKMKKNPYAITQEKQSLGKKEAIEWCTLNKLIEVE; via the coding sequence ATGATGGATTATAGTAAACAAGTAAAAGAGATTGCAACTTATTTTAGAAAAAATGAAAAAGACGTAAAGGATTTTAAAATGGGTATAGAGTTTGAGCACTTTATTATAGACAAAGAGACTTTAAAGACCATCAATTATTTTGATGAAAATGGTGTAAGAGATACCCTAAAAGAATTAGAGGCCCTAGGATGGGAAGGATATTATGAGGGAGAATATATATTAGGTTTAAGCAAGGACGATAAATTCATCACCCTGGAACCGGGCAGCCAATTTGAATTTAGCATGAAACCCCAAAAAGATATTATGGGCATAGAAAAAGTATACTTTGAATTTTTGGGACAAATTATACCTATTTTAGAAAGAAAAAATCAATACCTCATTGCCGTGGGCTATCATCCTGAAACCCAAATAGAGGATATTAAAATATTACCCAAGCAAAGATATGACTATATGTTTAATTATTTTAAAACCAAGGGGAGTCATGCCCATAATATGATGAAGGGTACAGCTTCTCTACAAATTGCCATGGATTACAAGTCAGAGGAAGACTATGTAAAGAAATTTAGGATTACCAATGCCTTTGGACCAGTGATGTTTGCCCTATTTGATAATGCCTTTTATTTTGAGGGGGAAAAATGGCCAAAGCATAATGTAAGAACTTTAATCTGGGAAAACTGCGACAATGATAGATCAGGGGTAGTAGAGGGAACTTTTGATCCAGAATTTGGTTATGAAAAATATGCACAGTACATCCTAAATCATCCTCCTATTTTTGTAGACGATGGTAAAACCTTGCATTTTACAGGAAATAAATTAGCAAAGGAAGTTTTTGACCCAGAAAACTATACTGAGGATGAATTAGAGCATATCTTAACTATGGTTTTTCCCGATGTAAGAACTAAAAAATATGTGGAAATACGAATGATGGACTCTATTCCCTACCCTTTAAATCTCTCTGTACTGGCTCTATGGAAAGGCGTACTATATAATGAAGACAATGTAGAAAAAGCTTATGATTATGTAAAAGGCATTACTGAAGAAGATATTCAACGGGCAAAACAAGACATTATTGAAAAAGGATTAGATGGCAAGCTAAAGGGTGAAACAGTTTATGATCGGGGAAATTGGCTTTTAGAGGTAGCAAAAACAGGTTTGGCAGAACAAGAAAGAAAATATCTCCAACCTTTAGAGGATATGCTAAAAATGAAGAAAAACCCCTATGCCATAACCCAAGAAAAACAATCCTTGGGCAAGAAGGAAGCTATAGAGTGGTGTACATTGAATAAATTAATTGAGGTGGAATAA
- a CDS encoding nucleotidyltransferase family protein — MQGFNENKVKKSDLAAIIVAAGYSSRMKKFKPLLPLGHTTIIETAIDGFLQAGIDHIIVVIGFKAHELKPILEQKGIKWVYNDQYHEGMYSSILAGIKSLSKQSKGFFLLPADIPLFKSKTIDLLYQVYSQNDDHIVYPVHQGKKGHPPLIPSTLFSEILQYNGDGGLKTLLNQHKNKSLYMEVQDEGILYDADTPKDYLTIFNKHCPLTSLSDK, encoded by the coding sequence ATGCAAGGGTTTAATGAAAACAAAGTGAAAAAAAGTGATTTAGCAGCGATAATTGTTGCTGCAGGCTATTCTTCTAGAATGAAAAAATTTAAGCCCCTATTGCCCTTAGGTCATACCACCATTATTGAAACAGCCATTGATGGTTTCTTACAGGCAGGGATTGACCATATTATCGTGGTTATAGGCTTTAAAGCCCATGAGCTAAAACCTATTTTAGAACAAAAAGGAATAAAATGGGTATACAATGATCAATACCATGAAGGCATGTACTCATCTATTCTGGCAGGCATAAAATCTCTTTCTAAGCAATCAAAAGGCTTTTTTCTATTGCCTGCTGATATTCCCCTGTTCAAAAGCAAAACCATTGATCTCTTATATCAAGTTTATAGCCAAAATGATGATCATATTGTATACCCTGTACATCAGGGAAAAAAAGGTCATCCCCCATTAATTCCCTCCACATTATTCTCAGAGATTCTACAATATAATGGTGACGGCGGACTAAAAACTTTATTAAATCAACATAAGAATAAATCATTATATATGGAGGTACAAGATGAAGGAATACTATATGATGCAGATACACCTAAGGATTATCTCACCATTTTCAATAAACATTGTCCTTTGACTTCTCTAAGTGATAAATAA
- a CDS encoding xanthine dehydrogenase family protein molybdopterin-binding subunit translates to MNEKQYKHIGKSYDRKEAQEKVTGQAIYVHDMELPGMLYAKVLHSPYAHAEIVSIDTSEAETLSGVKAIVTGTDAPYLVGLYMVDKNIIARDKVRYQGEIVAAVIAENEIVAERAISLIKVEYKELPIVHNVDEALEGKVLVHEKLHTYEHMEGVFFPQAHTNIASWNRTKKGDTEQGFEEADYIFEDEFSVPAVAHVPMETHVAIAQADPYSNKVKIWSSAQSPFAVRQLLAKSLGIPKSDVHVIVPYIGGGFGGKAGVHLEPLVTILSRAVKGRPVKLKATREEEFNLLPTRAGMRSRFKTGIKKDGTITSMIVYHDWDSGAYADYGVNVGKTAVYSGAGPYVIPNIELHSRTIYTNKVFSTAYRGFGHLETHWAVERHMDIVAQKIGIDPYAFRLKNLLRPGTTTISGELVYPTTGDPKACLEAVAKEIGWTGRKTEEQRQVEIKSGKIRGKGFAMLQKAPAMPSYTSTAAIMQMDEDGHVKVMIGAVDMGQGANTIMAQVAAEELRIPIENIEVVWNVDTDKHPYDWNTVASKYTFMGGNAVRKAAKNMVNQMKEVAAQVLRCHPDELTHGDGEIYHTHHTHRRIPYTQLAMGYVYENGNGIGGPVISHGIYMASGLTNPHPETGQGRPGLVWTFGAHGVDLEVDIETGEIHIFKIASAFDIGKVINKKLVDGQVFGGIIQGVGSAIVEGYKFNQDARLLNPSFTDNKIPTAKDIPDEIVPIYIEDPETAQVDGPYGARGIGEHPMISVPSAIGNALYDALGINFYKLPLSPENVALMIGNNKK, encoded by the coding sequence ATGAATGAAAAACAATATAAGCATATTGGTAAATCTTATGATAGAAAAGAAGCGCAGGAAAAGGTAACAGGTCAAGCAATCTATGTTCATGATATGGAGCTACCTGGTATGCTTTATGCAAAGGTTCTACATTCTCCCTATGCCCATGCGGAAATAGTATCTATTGATACATCTGAAGCAGAGACACTCTCTGGCGTAAAGGCAATTGTTACAGGGACAGATGCACCTTACCTAGTTGGATTATATATGGTGGATAAAAACATCATAGCCAGAGATAAGGTAAGATACCAAGGTGAAATCGTTGCCGCTGTTATCGCAGAAAATGAAATTGTTGCAGAGCGTGCCATTTCTTTAATTAAGGTGGAATACAAGGAATTACCTATTGTTCATAATGTCGATGAGGCTCTAGAGGGAAAAGTCCTAGTTCATGAAAAACTTCATACTTATGAGCATATGGAAGGGGTATTCTTTCCTCAAGCTCATACCAATATAGCAAGTTGGAATAGAACCAAAAAAGGAGATACAGAACAGGGATTTGAGGAAGCAGATTATATATTTGAAGATGAATTTTCTGTTCCTGCCGTGGCCCATGTTCCAATGGAAACCCATGTGGCCATTGCTCAAGCAGATCCCTACTCTAATAAGGTTAAAATATGGTCATCTGCACAGTCCCCTTTTGCAGTACGTCAGCTTTTGGCCAAATCTTTAGGAATACCTAAAAGTGATGTTCATGTTATCGTTCCCTATATCGGCGGTGGATTTGGAGGAAAAGCAGGGGTTCATCTTGAACCACTGGTAACTATTCTTTCCCGAGCTGTCAAAGGACGTCCAGTGAAGTTAAAAGCCACTCGAGAAGAGGAATTTAATTTACTTCCTACCCGTGCAGGAATGAGAAGTAGATTTAAAACTGGAATCAAAAAAGATGGTACGATAACTTCTATGATTGTCTATCATGATTGGGATAGCGGTGCATATGCAGACTATGGGGTAAACGTTGGAAAAACAGCAGTTTATTCTGGTGCAGGCCCCTATGTAATCCCCAATATAGAATTACATTCTCGTACTATTTATACCAATAAGGTATTTAGTACAGCCTATCGTGGATTTGGTCATTTAGAAACCCATTGGGCAGTAGAAAGACATATGGATATTGTTGCACAGAAAATAGGAATAGATCCCTATGCGTTCAGACTGAAAAACTTACTGCGTCCAGGAACAACTACCATAAGTGGTGAATTAGTATATCCAACTACTGGAGATCCAAAGGCTTGTTTAGAAGCAGTAGCAAAGGAGATTGGTTGGACAGGACGTAAAACTGAAGAACAGCGCCAAGTGGAAATAAAATCTGGAAAAATACGTGGAAAAGGCTTTGCAATGTTACAAAAAGCACCAGCTATGCCTAGCTATACCTCTACTGCTGCCATCATGCAAATGGATGAAGATGGACATGTAAAGGTTATGATTGGAGCTGTAGATATGGGACAAGGTGCTAATACGATAATGGCCCAGGTAGCCGCTGAAGAATTACGTATACCCATAGAAAACATTGAAGTGGTGTGGAATGTTGATACCGACAAACATCCCTATGATTGGAATACCGTTGCATCTAAATATACATTCATGGGTGGTAATGCTGTACGAAAAGCTGCAAAAAATATGGTTAATCAAATGAAGGAAGTGGCAGCCCAAGTTTTGAGATGTCATCCAGACGAATTGACCCATGGAGATGGAGAAATTTACCACACCCATCATACCCATAGGCGCATTCCATATACCCAATTGGCAATGGGTTATGTTTATGAAAATGGTAATGGTATTGGCGGACCGGTAATCTCCCATGGAATTTATATGGCAAGTGGTTTAACAAACCCACATCCTGAAACAGGTCAAGGTAGGCCAGGTCTGGTATGGACATTTGGTGCCCATGGTGTAGATTTAGAGGTAGATATTGAAACAGGTGAAATACACATTTTCAAGATTGCATCTGCTTTTGATATTGGAAAGGTTATCAATAAAAAATTAGTTGATGGTCAAGTATTCGGAGGAATTATTCAGGGAGTAGGTTCAGCTATCGTCGAGGGATATAAATTTAATCAAGACGCAAGACTACTTAATCCTTCCTTTACCGATAATAAAATACCTACTGCTAAGGATATTCCAGATGAAATTGTTCCCATCTATATAGAAGATCCTGAAACAGCTCAAGTTGATGGTCCTTATGGGGCTCGCGGTATTGGTGAACATCCTATGATTTCAGTGCCCTCTGCAATAGGAAATGCTCTTTATGATGCACTGGGAATCAATTTTTATAAATTACCCTTATCTCCCGAAAACGTAGCTTTAATGATCGGAAATAACAAAAAATAA
- a CDS encoding YhfC family intramembrane metalloprotease has translation MSILVMISVFITIVISIVLPIIVVWRLYRRDRKTLKWALVGGLTFFITQILIRIPALNYLNFRPWYIVHIASNTWILGLFLGFTAALFEEGGRFLAMRTLLRERITWFKGFAFGVGHGGIEAILLVGVPYIKECITQFTTGTSTLQMLSYKNILLAGVERLLAMTIHVGLTFLVLYGIKKKKIIYFLYALVAHTLVDAPILWIRNPLFLWGYLVLWTIILLVTTLSFKGKFDENLFI, from the coding sequence ATGAGTATACTTGTTATGATTTCAGTCTTCATCACCATTGTTATCTCAATAGTTTTACCTATAATAGTGGTGTGGCGGCTATATCGAAGGGATAGGAAAACATTAAAATGGGCCTTAGTAGGTGGGTTGACCTTTTTCATAACCCAAATTCTCATAAGAATTCCTGCCCTGAATTATCTAAATTTCAGACCTTGGTATATTGTTCATATTGCATCCAACACCTGGATATTAGGATTGTTTTTGGGATTTACTGCTGCTTTGTTTGAAGAGGGAGGACGATTCCTAGCTATGAGAACCCTCCTAAGGGAAAGAATCACCTGGTTTAAGGGATTTGCCTTTGGAGTGGGCCATGGGGGGATAGAGGCTATACTTTTAGTAGGCGTGCCTTATATAAAAGAATGTATCACTCAATTTACTACGGGTACCAGTACCCTACAGATGCTTTCCTATAAGAATATTCTTTTAGCTGGTGTAGAGAGATTACTTGCCATGACCATACATGTGGGACTTACCTTTCTAGTATTGTACGGGATAAAGAAGAAAAAAATCATCTATTTCCTTTATGCCCTCGTGGCTCATACCCTGGTGGATGCCCCAATCCTATGGATAAGAAACCCATTATTTCTTTGGGGATATTTAGTCCTATGGACAATAATCCTACTGGTCACTACCCTTAGTTTTAAGGGGAAATTTGATGAGAATTTATTTATATGA
- a CDS encoding ABC transporter permease, whose translation MNKAYIFLLKKRYKGKWNKFRDKLDYYLDFSLVYLIFLGFFFILFYRSIWNNPPVILQGVATLFGSIPLNFGLTISILLLLQFAIKGLTTPPMHYSTGDTYFLFSLPIPRIQYIFLEWFLQHLKNLFIVLALSIIIAPIFHILYPHEWLKQTMVILSQIGMLGICMINFQWLSFHLPPKIKRLILLFLKYVKIFSFTLLGIVLLFQIWMVYFAKKSLLPMGEFAPREVFSVPLDFNYFPLLLLVTIISIIFSIVLMKSTALEYLKEASKHQNQIKTLNSLGMTGEAKKLGKRKDKKEKRYFLSIPGYYRNSKIFLWRNLSQFIKQPGQYLFPYGIYLFLSIGVIFSTKGNPMSLLLIFYFLYILGQSMLFPLQEHYEANYFLSSFPIRSVSMLRGYLLLPFILSTLMGLLILGVGGWLLKDFRIVLVLAIVLPFFSYYTLLTAMRNVLEEIYVIVHGNKTLHMEAILLLQGIAPIVISFVLLNKGIPLIAVILGTAIVYLLISRELEKSVIYPLQKVFHKYC comes from the coding sequence ATGAATAAAGCCTATATTTTTCTCCTTAAAAAGCGTTATAAGGGTAAGTGGAATAAATTTAGAGATAAACTAGACTATTATTTAGACTTTAGTCTCGTGTATTTGATATTCTTAGGCTTCTTCTTTATTCTGTTTTATAGAAGTATATGGAATAATCCACCAGTGATTTTACAGGGAGTGGCTACTCTATTCGGCAGCATCCCTCTAAACTTTGGATTGACGATCTCTATACTATTACTTCTTCAATTTGCCATTAAAGGGTTAACTACTCCTCCCATGCACTATAGTACTGGAGATACCTATTTTTTATTTTCTCTGCCTATTCCCCGGATACAGTATATATTTTTGGAATGGTTTTTACAGCATCTAAAAAATCTCTTTATTGTTCTAGCCCTTTCTATTATCATTGCCCCAATATTTCATATATTGTATCCCCATGAATGGCTTAAACAAACTATGGTGATTCTATCCCAAATAGGAATGCTAGGTATCTGTATGATCAATTTTCAGTGGCTTTCTTTTCATCTCCCCCCAAAAATAAAAAGATTAATTCTACTATTTTTAAAATATGTAAAAATATTTTCTTTTACTCTTTTGGGTATTGTCCTATTGTTCCAGATATGGATGGTTTATTTTGCTAAGAAATCATTGCTACCTATGGGAGAATTTGCCCCTAGGGAAGTTTTCTCTGTCCCCTTGGATTTTAATTATTTCCCTCTACTTTTGTTGGTCACTATAATTTCTATCATTTTTTCTATTGTCCTTATGAAAAGTACAGCGTTGGAATATCTCAAGGAGGCAAGTAAACATCAAAACCAGATTAAAACCTTAAATAGCTTAGGAATGACAGGAGAGGCAAAAAAGCTAGGTAAAAGGAAGGATAAGAAGGAAAAAAGATACTTTCTCTCCATACCAGGCTATTATAGAAATTCTAAAATATTTCTTTGGAGAAATCTATCCCAATTCATTAAACAACCTGGACAGTATTTATTTCCCTATGGAATATATTTGTTCTTAAGCATTGGCGTTATTTTTTCCACAAAGGGGAATCCCATGTCCCTTCTTCTTATTTTCTATTTCCTATATATTCTAGGACAAAGCATGTTGTTCCCCTTACAAGAACATTATGAAGCCAATTATTTTCTATCTTCCTTTCCTATAAGGTCAGTGAGTATGTTAAGGGGATATCTATTGTTGCCCTTTATTTTATCCACTCTCATGGGTCTTCTGATTCTAGGGGTAGGGGGATGGCTACTTAAGGATTTTAGGATTGTTCTAGTGTTGGCTATTGTCCTTCCTTTCTTCTCCTATTACACCCTATTGACCGCCATGAGGAATGTACTAGAGGAAATTTATGTCATTGTCCATGGAAACAAGACATTACACATGGAGGCTATCCTACTATTGCAAGGAATTGCTCCTATTGTTATCTCCTTTGTGTTGCTCAATAAGGGTATTCCCTTGATTGCCGTAATATTGGGAACGGCTATAGTGTATTTATTGATATCTAGGGAATTAGAAAAAAGCGTAATTTATCCTCTGCAAAAAGTATTTCATAAGTATTGTTAG
- a CDS encoding PadR family transcriptional regulator: protein MAKTTQMLKGLLEGCILRIVSRYETYGYEIVEKLMEYGFQEISEGSVYPILIRLEKRKLLRSEMKKSPLGPMRKYYYLTEDGHKELKEFINSWKHIKENVDHVLEE from the coding sequence GTGGCGAAAACTACACAGATGCTAAAGGGATTGTTGGAAGGATGCATATTGAGAATTGTTAGTCGATATGAAACCTATGGATATGAGATTGTAGAGAAGCTTATGGAATATGGTTTTCAAGAGATTTCTGAAGGAAGTGTCTATCCTATTCTCATCCGGCTAGAAAAAAGGAAACTACTTCGCTCAGAGATGAAAAAATCTCCCCTAGGTCCCATGCGAAAATATTATTACCTAACAGAAGATGGCCATAAGGAATTAAAAGAATTTATTAATTCTTGGAAACATATTAAAGAAAATGTTGATCATGTATTGGAGGAATAG
- a CDS encoding ABC transporter ATP-binding protein, which translates to MSSIVEVRDLWKKYDEDWVLKNIHLEINKGEILGIIGENGAGKSTLIQHILGLIKPTKGEILIHDVPIAKDEISAKKSLSYIPELPLLYKDLTVWEHLKFVAMAFEMEENEFVHRGTNLLKRFGIWEKKNMIPSNFSKGMRQKVAVCCALIHDADILLIDEPFTGLDVRAVRDLKTIIADLHQEGKTIIIATHILDAAEKMCERFMILRKGEILAKGSLHEIKRQTKLAQNSSLEDIYFALWEGGDQTHE; encoded by the coding sequence TTGAGCTCAATTGTAGAAGTGAGAGATTTATGGAAAAAATATGATGAGGACTGGGTGCTTAAAAATATTCATCTTGAAATAAACAAAGGAGAAATCCTAGGAATTATTGGAGAAAATGGCGCGGGGAAAAGTACTTTAATTCAGCATATACTAGGGCTGATAAAACCAACTAAGGGAGAGATTCTTATTCATGATGTGCCTATTGCTAAGGATGAGATTTCTGCTAAAAAATCCCTATCCTACATACCGGAGCTACCTCTTTTGTATAAGGATCTTACGGTGTGGGAACATCTGAAATTTGTAGCCATGGCCTTTGAAATGGAGGAAAATGAGTTTGTCCATAGAGGGACAAATCTATTGAAAAGGTTTGGAATATGGGAGAAGAAAAATATGATTCCCTCAAACTTCTCTAAGGGAATGAGACAAAAAGTAGCTGTTTGCTGCGCCCTCATCCATGATGCAGATATTTTATTGATTGATGAGCCTTTTACAGGCTTGGATGTCAGAGCCGTTCGGGATTTAAAAACAATTATTGCTGATTTACATCAAGAGGGAAAGACCATTATTATCGCTACGCATATTTTAGATGCCGCAGAAAAAATGTGTGAAAGATTTATGATTTTGCGAAAGGGAGAAATTCTAGCCAAGGGCAGTCTTCATGAGATAAAACGACAAACAAAGCTGGCTCAAAATAGTAGTCTGGAAGATATCTATTTTGCTCTATGGGAAGGAGGAGATCAAACCCATGAATAA
- a CDS encoding (2Fe-2S)-binding protein has product MCDKHNQNNCFEHIPSGLPPITVNCIVNGEKVHAVVDPTMTLLNFLRLELKLFGTKEGCGEGECGACTIIMNREPVNSCLILAVEAEGANILTVEGLANDNEISILQQEFIKKDALQCGFCTPGMLMSARALLDRQPDPSIEEVQEALAGNFCRCTGYIPIIDAVLSAAKREREELK; this is encoded by the coding sequence ATGTGTGATAAACATAATCAAAATAACTGCTTTGAACATATTCCTTCGGGCTTACCACCTATTACAGTAAATTGCATTGTAAATGGGGAAAAAGTTCATGCTGTAGTAGATCCCACTATGACCCTGCTTAATTTTTTGCGTTTAGAGTTAAAACTCTTTGGCACCAAAGAAGGTTGTGGTGAAGGTGAGTGTGGAGCTTGTACTATTATTATGAATCGTGAACCTGTTAACTCATGCCTAATTTTGGCTGTAGAAGCTGAAGGGGCAAATATTCTAACTGTAGAAGGCCTAGCCAATGACAATGAAATCTCTATCCTTCAACAAGAATTCATTAAAAAAGATGCCCTACAATGCGGATTTTGTACTCCTGGTATGCTCATGTCAGCACGTGCTTTATTGGATAGACAGCCTGACCCTAGTATAGAGGAAGTGCAAGAAGCCCTTGCGGGGAATTTCTGTCGTTGTACAGGATATATTCCAATCATTGATGCGGTATTATCTGCAGCCAAAAGGGAAAGAGAGGAGTTGAAATAA
- a CDS encoding glutathionylspermidine synthase family protein, with amino-acid sequence MNGQSITEEYIEIIKENPEKYHEDYKKAMEKVAKSNAKYKGKPIPFLYQPMFFTQEDVDKFNKIGATLFSIANKVTQKYIESPQYREKFKYPKLLEELILVDPGYDINVPIGRYDLFYGGGDKFKFIEVNTDGTSGMNEDNIFSNILLESEAMNIMQERYKIDYFELVDQWVEESLKTYSHFHTKVEKPNIAIVDFMETGITAEFEEIKKAYIKRGHQAEVVEARDLKYVNGKLYHQDTQIHMIYRRIVTAEFIEKSDQILDLIAAYKDGAVCVIGSLRSQIMHNKIIFKILHEEDTLEFLTEEERNLIKNHIPITKEFEGDVKILKEVLQHKDKYILKPIDSFASQGVNTGRDFDQEGWEKLAGDCWEKGFLYQEFIDPYTRPFVQFEEGQLKVRDFKLNIGVIMYNEKFAGVYTRISRNNIIFGREGYYSIPNMLVEEQ; translated from the coding sequence GTGAATGGACAAAGCATAACAGAAGAATATATTGAAATCATCAAAGAAAATCCAGAAAAATATCATGAAGATTATAAAAAAGCTATGGAAAAGGTAGCAAAATCCAATGCAAAATACAAGGGAAAACCCATTCCCTTTTTGTATCAGCCTATGTTTTTTACCCAAGAGGATGTAGATAAGTTCAATAAAATAGGAGCTACTTTATTTTCTATAGCCAATAAAGTTACCCAAAAATATATAGAATCTCCTCAATACAGAGAAAAATTTAAATATCCCAAACTCTTAGAAGAACTCATATTAGTAGACCCGGGCTATGATATCAATGTGCCCATAGGAAGATATGATCTTTTCTATGGGGGAGGGGACAAATTCAAATTCATTGAAGTGAATACCGATGGAACATCGGGCATGAATGAAGACAATATATTTTCCAATATCCTATTAGAATCAGAAGCCATGAACATCATGCAGGAAAGATACAAGATTGACTATTTTGAACTGGTTGACCAATGGGTAGAGGAGAGCTTAAAGACCTATAGCCATTTTCATACAAAAGTGGAGAAACCCAATATTGCCATTGTGGATTTTATGGAAACGGGGATAACTGCCGAATTTGAAGAGATTAAAAAGGCCTATATCAAAAGAGGCCATCAAGCAGAAGTCGTGGAGGCTAGAGATTTAAAATATGTGAATGGCAAACTCTATCATCAGGATACACAAATCCATATGATCTATAGAAGAATTGTCACCGCAGAGTTTATAGAAAAAAGTGACCAAATTCTTGATCTAATTGCAGCCTATAAAGATGGAGCAGTTTGTGTTATAGGTTCCCTACGTTCTCAAATCATGCACAACAAAATTATCTTTAAAATCCTCCATGAGGAGGATACTTTGGAATTTTTGACAGAGGAAGAAAGAAACCTAATCAAAAATCATATTCCCATCACCAAAGAGTTTGAGGGAGATGTAAAAATCCTTAAAGAAGTATTACAGCACAAGGATAAATATATCTTAAAGCCCATAGATTCCTTTGCCTCCCAAGGCGTCAATACCGGACGAGACTTTGACCAAGAGGGTTGGGAAAAACTTGCAGGTGACTGTTGGGAAAAGGGATTTTTATATCAAGAATTTATTGATCCCTATACCAGACCCTTCGTACAGTTTGAAGAGGGCCAGCTAAAGGTAAGAGATTTTAAACTCAATATCGGTGTTATCATGTACAACGAAAAATTTGCAGGAGTATATACCAGAATCAGTCGAAATAATATTATATTTGGCAGAGAGGGGTATTATTCTATACCGAATATGTTGGTAGAAGAACAATAA